In the Danio rerio strain Tuebingen ecotype United States chromosome 8, GRCz12tu, whole genome shotgun sequence genome, one interval contains:
- the si:ch211-243p7.3 gene encoding uncharacterized protein si:ch211-243p7.3 isoform X3 → MSDSSVELEGWVRMWEKPDGISPADLSWVKNDTERGLFTHVQVYQDSTGVLKRRRVMKSNRMWFYPPESPGYVSETVPSPHLFFRGRVFVWRPVGVWRYSLRCPRGEECAGSGKNLHLYPSGYHNRVCQICDVANWYSMLTEVLRCGPCTEEGRKSDGGEVGRWLAWDPAILCQLSEAHQAMFPAILTNGRGVDKSVIRLLRDCTEMHTMMKVCRQVQENHTKEYLQRKDLYTTLLMTLKKPGGIVSAFKHKFEAPPPQKELPSARLLRHAFLLAEAGNMQDYTNQILSTFGTVVKMDSKKVSGEAEGSGEWFTSIGNEHSQIVSFVVTCDESTECLKPMCQGIMDRFQQASQPVPKILYVDRGCCCAQGPTAVENLFQTWVDGGMVIRLDLFYWIHCFDAAIRTDSHSKYTVFKSALAGAVLAYNRADLQLLIKAVRAQDLKAFDSVADEDMVRLYVSREQLKHHVRRVTLGAQETFQLIQRAIDELKGPAGMDQSGVSLFKSTEAIDGVWEAQQRHLECIQDPPEMSMYRVAGTANINGVDVPYYKCLRGNNSLEGFYKSLPHMIPGSRSTRALNVVVWSPKESPRPLLVTVKDSSSPHCAAHPFHVHLISRIARWNSEQSPHTVFGVKHQTHRSYSGPLIERLNTRCQQLFGENVEENIHVPAAVTSNERLGLDYLFSQSTGESGGFTLTDLSKYAPSPEEEVIEPGQADPEEDDEAYQSDPEADQDVVTVAPAHLTLTTNETTTAHPPAFTCRNHQK, encoded by the exons GTTGAGCTTGAGGGTTGGGTGCGGATGTGGGAAAAACCTGACGGTATTTCACCGGCTGACCTCTCATGGGTGAAGAATGACACAGAGAGAGGGCTCTTCACCCACGTTCAGGTCTATCAGGACAGTACTGGTGTGCTGAAGAGGCGACGGGTGATGAAGTCCAACAGGATGTGGTTTTACCCCCCAGAATCTCCAGGCTACGTCAGCGAGACTGTGCCATCACCACACCTCTTCTTTCGGGGTCGCGTCTTTGTCTGGCGGCCCGTTGGAGTGTGGAGATACTCACTGAGGTGTCCTCGTGGTGAAGAATGTGCTGGTAGTGGAAAAAACCTGCACCTCTATCCGTCAGGATACCACAATAGG GTTTGTCAGATCTGCGATGTCGCCAATTGGTATTCAATGCTGACGGAGGTACTGCGCTGTGGGCCGTGCACCGAGGAAGGGAGGAAGAGTGATGGTGGCGAGGTGGGTCGTTGGTTGGCATGGGATCCTGCAATACTTTGTCAGCTCAGTGAGGCTCACCAAGCCATGTTCCCTGCAATTCTAACTAATGG GCGTGGTGTGGACAAGAGCGTGATACGGCTTCTGCGGGACTGTACCGAGATGCACACCATGATGAAGGTGTGCCGACAGGTTCAAGAAAACCATACGAAGGAGTATCTCCAAAGGAAGGATCTGTACACCACCCTCCTGATGACTCTGAAAAAGCCTGGTGGGATTGTGTCAGCCTTTAAACACAAGTTTGAGGCTCCACCTCCTCAAAAAGAGCTGCCTTCTGCTCGCCTACTTCGCCATGCATTCCTGCTCGCAGAGGCCGGCAATATGCAGGACTACACGAACCAGATTCTGTCCACTTTTGGCACAGTGGTGAAAATGGACTCAAAAAAG GTGTCTGGGGAAGCTGAAGGCTCCGGGGAGTGGTTCACCAGCATTGGCAATGAGCACTCACAAATAGTCTCATTTGTTGTAACGTGTGACGAGTCCACTGAGTGTCTGAAGCCCATGTGTCAGGGAATTATGGACCGGTTCCAGCAGGCCAGTCAACCTGTCCCGAAGATCCTGTATGTTGACCGTGGGTGCTGTTGTGCGCAAGGCCCAACTGCTGTGGAGAATTTGTTCCAGACATGGGTGGACGGTGGTATGGTCATCCGTTTGGACCTTTTCTATTGGATTCATTGCTTTGATGCAGCCATTCGCACAGACAGCCACTCAAAGTACACAGTGTTCAAGTCTGCCCTTGCAGGAGCGGTGCTGGCTTACAACCGTGCAGACTTACAGCTGCTCATCAAGGCTGTCAGAGCTCAGGACCTGAAGGCTTTTGACAGCGTAGCTGATGAAGACATGGTGCGGCTGTATGTTTCGAGAGAGCAGCTGAAGCACCATGTTCGGAGAGTCACTCTTGGGGCTCAGGAGACCTTTCAGCTCATTCAGAGGGCCATAGATGAGCTCAAGGGTCCTGCTGGGATGGACCAGAGTGGAGTCAGTCTCTTTAAATCAACAG AAGCAATAGATGGCGTGTGGGAAGCGCAGCAACGACACCTTGAGTGCATACAGGATCCGCCAGAGATGAGCATGTACAGAGTGGCTGGTACCGCCAACATCAATGGGGTGGACGTTCCATACTATAAGTGTCTCCGTGGAAACAACAGTCTGGAGGGGTTCTATAAATCTCTGCCTCACATGATCCCAG GGTCTCGCTCTACACGCGCTCTCAATGTTGTTGTCTGGTCACCCAAAGAGAGTCCAAGACCACTACTTGTTACTGTAAAGGACTCTTCAA GCCCCCACTGTGCCGCACATCCATTTCATGTGCACCTCATCAGCAGAATCGCTCGCTGGAACTCAGAACAGAGTCCTCACACAGTGTTTGGTGTCAAACACCAAACGCACAGATCCTACTCTGGGCCTCTGATTGAACGTCTCAACACCCGATGCCAGCAGTTGTTTGGAGAAAATGTGGAGGAGAATATCCATGTCCCCGCTGCTGTGACGTCAAACGAGCGGCTCGGTTTGGATTATCTATTCAGCCAAAGCACGGGTGAATCTGGAGGCTTCACCCTCACTGACCTATCAAAGTACGCACCCAGTCCAGAGGAGGAGGTGATTGAGCCAGGCCAGGCTGACCCAGAGGAGGATGACGAGGCATACCAGAGTGACCCAGAGGCAGATCAGGATGTGGTCACCGTTGCTCCAGCACACTTAACTCTAACCACCAATGAAACTACCACTGCTCATCCTCCGGCTTTT acgtgcaggaaccaccaaaaataa
- the si:ch211-243p7.3 gene encoding uncharacterized protein si:ch211-243p7.3 isoform X1, which produces MSDSSVELEGWVRMWEKPDGISPADLSWVKNDTERGLFTHVQVYQDSTGVLKRRRVMKSNRMWFYPPESPGYVSETVPSPHLFFRGRVFVWRPVGVWRYSLRCPRGEECAGSGKNLHLYPSGYHNRVCQICDVANWYSMLTEVLRCGPCTEEGRKSDGGEVGRWLAWDPAILCQLSEAHQAMFPAILTNGRGVDKSVIRLLRDCTEMHTMMKVCRQVQENHTKEYLQRKDLYTTLLMTLKKPGGIVSAFKHKFEAPPPQKELPSARLLRHAFLLAEAGNMQDYTNQILSTFGTVVKMDSKKVSGEAEGSGEWFTSIGNEHSQIVSFVVTCDESTECLKPMCQGIMDRFQQASQPVPKILYVDRGCCCAQGPTAVENLFQTWVDGGMVIRLDLFYWIHCFDAAIRTDSHSKYTVFKSALAGAVLAYNRADLQLLIKAVRAQDLKAFDSVADEDMVRLYVSREQLKHHVRRVTLGAQETFQLIQRAIDELKGPAGMDQSGVSLFKSTEAIDGVWEAQQRHLECIQDPPEMSMYRVAGTANINGVDVPYYKCLRGNNSLEGFYKSLPHMIPGSRSTRALNVVVWSPKESPRPLLVTVKDSSSPHCAAHPFHVHLISRIARWNSEQSPHTVFGVKHQTHRSYSGPLIERLNTRCQQLFGENVEENIHVPAAVTSNERLGLDYLFSQSTGESGGFTLTDLSKYAPSPEEEVIEPGQADPEEDDEAYQSDPEADQDVVTVAPAHLTLTTNETTTAHPPAFEDACSSNPLPGFQQLERFCSLLADIGLSETKLSLTPYQRNGIIDAWDAVEDHDKQPHKFLQQYRTRWGNTLYCRRKRDDPEAAINPKHYPDIHNRLMYTLVKLLWLGLPHSDSRTRELEKTSILETYDRIKHFILVEDPVLCKVGIPLPQITLKTICEVIRHQETLINVHPTRMPSSMILKTEPISLEDSPPAPSQPSGLPHESPKMKNQHIPIKEETKVLKKRSDAVVLAPFHPESHLPHQTNVALSTILRPLNPRILSTHPFTQVTPASDRTHVTKSSSQPDSHPSWSRATIYKRKHKDTLTQVGAKQSRVHNLPICTLCQKPMQGHKKYKKKNFCPVKMMSPSKGLDNRVFSSYEHFMTIIEMM; this is translated from the exons GTTGAGCTTGAGGGTTGGGTGCGGATGTGGGAAAAACCTGACGGTATTTCACCGGCTGACCTCTCATGGGTGAAGAATGACACAGAGAGAGGGCTCTTCACCCACGTTCAGGTCTATCAGGACAGTACTGGTGTGCTGAAGAGGCGACGGGTGATGAAGTCCAACAGGATGTGGTTTTACCCCCCAGAATCTCCAGGCTACGTCAGCGAGACTGTGCCATCACCACACCTCTTCTTTCGGGGTCGCGTCTTTGTCTGGCGGCCCGTTGGAGTGTGGAGATACTCACTGAGGTGTCCTCGTGGTGAAGAATGTGCTGGTAGTGGAAAAAACCTGCACCTCTATCCGTCAGGATACCACAATAGG GTTTGTCAGATCTGCGATGTCGCCAATTGGTATTCAATGCTGACGGAGGTACTGCGCTGTGGGCCGTGCACCGAGGAAGGGAGGAAGAGTGATGGTGGCGAGGTGGGTCGTTGGTTGGCATGGGATCCTGCAATACTTTGTCAGCTCAGTGAGGCTCACCAAGCCATGTTCCCTGCAATTCTAACTAATGG GCGTGGTGTGGACAAGAGCGTGATACGGCTTCTGCGGGACTGTACCGAGATGCACACCATGATGAAGGTGTGCCGACAGGTTCAAGAAAACCATACGAAGGAGTATCTCCAAAGGAAGGATCTGTACACCACCCTCCTGATGACTCTGAAAAAGCCTGGTGGGATTGTGTCAGCCTTTAAACACAAGTTTGAGGCTCCACCTCCTCAAAAAGAGCTGCCTTCTGCTCGCCTACTTCGCCATGCATTCCTGCTCGCAGAGGCCGGCAATATGCAGGACTACACGAACCAGATTCTGTCCACTTTTGGCACAGTGGTGAAAATGGACTCAAAAAAG GTGTCTGGGGAAGCTGAAGGCTCCGGGGAGTGGTTCACCAGCATTGGCAATGAGCACTCACAAATAGTCTCATTTGTTGTAACGTGTGACGAGTCCACTGAGTGTCTGAAGCCCATGTGTCAGGGAATTATGGACCGGTTCCAGCAGGCCAGTCAACCTGTCCCGAAGATCCTGTATGTTGACCGTGGGTGCTGTTGTGCGCAAGGCCCAACTGCTGTGGAGAATTTGTTCCAGACATGGGTGGACGGTGGTATGGTCATCCGTTTGGACCTTTTCTATTGGATTCATTGCTTTGATGCAGCCATTCGCACAGACAGCCACTCAAAGTACACAGTGTTCAAGTCTGCCCTTGCAGGAGCGGTGCTGGCTTACAACCGTGCAGACTTACAGCTGCTCATCAAGGCTGTCAGAGCTCAGGACCTGAAGGCTTTTGACAGCGTAGCTGATGAAGACATGGTGCGGCTGTATGTTTCGAGAGAGCAGCTGAAGCACCATGTTCGGAGAGTCACTCTTGGGGCTCAGGAGACCTTTCAGCTCATTCAGAGGGCCATAGATGAGCTCAAGGGTCCTGCTGGGATGGACCAGAGTGGAGTCAGTCTCTTTAAATCAACAG AAGCAATAGATGGCGTGTGGGAAGCGCAGCAACGACACCTTGAGTGCATACAGGATCCGCCAGAGATGAGCATGTACAGAGTGGCTGGTACCGCCAACATCAATGGGGTGGACGTTCCATACTATAAGTGTCTCCGTGGAAACAACAGTCTGGAGGGGTTCTATAAATCTCTGCCTCACATGATCCCAG GGTCTCGCTCTACACGCGCTCTCAATGTTGTTGTCTGGTCACCCAAAGAGAGTCCAAGACCACTACTTGTTACTGTAAAGGACTCTTCAA GCCCCCACTGTGCCGCACATCCATTTCATGTGCACCTCATCAGCAGAATCGCTCGCTGGAACTCAGAACAGAGTCCTCACACAGTGTTTGGTGTCAAACACCAAACGCACAGATCCTACTCTGGGCCTCTGATTGAACGTCTCAACACCCGATGCCAGCAGTTGTTTGGAGAAAATGTGGAGGAGAATATCCATGTCCCCGCTGCTGTGACGTCAAACGAGCGGCTCGGTTTGGATTATCTATTCAGCCAAAGCACGGGTGAATCTGGAGGCTTCACCCTCACTGACCTATCAAAGTACGCACCCAGTCCAGAGGAGGAGGTGATTGAGCCAGGCCAGGCTGACCCAGAGGAGGATGACGAGGCATACCAGAGTGACCCAGAGGCAGATCAGGATGTGGTCACCGTTGCTCCAGCACACTTAACTCTAACCACCAATGAAACTACCACTGCTCATCCTCCGGCTTTT GAGGATGCTTGCAGCTCCAACCCTCTTCCAGGATTCCAGCAGCTGGAGAGATTCtgttctctgctggctgacattGGCCTCTCTGAGACCAAGCTGAGCCTGACGCCGTATCAGAGGAATGGGATAATTGATGCGTGGGATGCTGTGGAAGACCATGACAAGCAGCCGCATAAGTTTCTCCAGCAGTACAGGACCCGCTGGGGCAATACACTGTATTGCAGAAGAAAGAGAGACGATCCTGAAGCAGCCATCAATCCCAAACACTATCCGGACATTCACAACAGACTAATGTACACGCTGGTCAAACTTCTGTGGCTGGGTTTACCTCACAGTGACAGCAGAACAAGAGAACTTGAGAAAACATCCATCCTAGAAACCTATGACAGAATTAAGCACTTCATATTGGTGGAAGATCCGGTTCTGTGTAAAGTGGGTATTCCTCTACCTCAAATTACCTTGAAGACCATATGTGAAGTCATTCGCCATCAAGAGACGCTGATCAACGTGCACCCAACAAGAATGCCATCCTCCATGATATTAAAAACCGAACCGATCTCTCTAGAAGATTCACCTCCAGCACCATCTCAGCCATCAGGTCTTCCTCATGAATCCCCAAAGATGAAGAACCAGCACATTCCCATCAAAGAAGAGACTAAGGTCTTGAAGAAAAGATCAGACGCTGTAGTGCTAGCTCCATTCCACCCTGAATCTCACTTGCCCCATCAGACAAATGTGGCCTTGTCAACCATCCTCAGACCTCTGAATCCCAGAATCCTTTCTACCCACCCTTTTACACAAGTGACTCCAGCCTCTGACAGGACACATGTGACTAAATCATCCAGCCAGCCTGATTCCCATCCATCCTGGTCCCGAGCCACTATTTACAAAAGGAAACACAAAGACACGCTAACTCAAGTTGGAGCCAAGCAATCTCGTGTTCACAACTTGCCCATTTGCACACTTTGCCAGAAGCCTATGCAGGggcataaaaaatacaaaaagaagaATTTTTGTCCTGTCAAAATGATGTCTCCCTCTAAAGGATTGGACAACAGGGTGTTCAGCAGTTATGAACATTTTATGACCATCATAGAAATgatgtag
- the si:ch211-243p7.3 gene encoding uncharacterized protein si:ch211-243p7.3 isoform X2, translating to MCQGIMDRFQQASQPVPKILYVDRGCCCAQGPTAVENLFQTWVDGGMVIRLDLFYWIHCFDAAIRTDSHSKYTVFKSALAGAVLAYNRADLQLLIKAVRAQDLKAFDSVADEDMVRLYVSREQLKHHVRRVTLGAQETFQLIQRAIDELKGPAGMDQSGVSLFKSTEAIDGVWEAQQRHLECIQDPPEMSMYRVAGTANINGVDVPYYKCLRGNNSLEGFYKSLPHMIPGSRSTRALNVVVWSPKESPRPLLVTVKDSSSPHCAAHPFHVHLISRIARWNSEQSPHTVFGVKHQTHRSYSGPLIERLNTRCQQLFGENVEENIHVPAAVTSNERLGLDYLFSQSTGESGGFTLTDLSKYAPSPEEEVIEPGQADPEEDDEAYQSDPEADQDVVTVAPAHLTLTTNETTTAHPPAFEDACSSNPLPGFQQLERFCSLLADIGLSETKLSLTPYQRNGIIDAWDAVEDHDKQPHKFLQQYRTRWGNTLYCRRKRDDPEAAINPKHYPDIHNRLMYTLVKLLWLGLPHSDSRTRELEKTSILETYDRIKHFILVEDPVLCKVGIPLPQITLKTICEVIRHQETLINVHPTRMPSSMILKTEPISLEDSPPAPSQPSGLPHESPKMKNQHIPIKEETKVLKKRSDAVVLAPFHPESHLPHQTNVALSTILRPLNPRILSTHPFTQVTPASDRTHVTKSSSQPDSHPSWSRATIYKRKHKDTLTQVGAKQSRVHNLPICTLCQKPMQGHKKYKKKNFCPVKMMSPSKGLDNRVFSSYEHFMTIIEMM from the exons ATGTGTCAGGGAATTATGGACCGGTTCCAGCAGGCCAGTCAACCTGTCCCGAAGATCCTGTATGTTGACCGTGGGTGCTGTTGTGCGCAAGGCCCAACTGCTGTGGAGAATTTGTTCCAGACATGGGTGGACGGTGGTATGGTCATCCGTTTGGACCTTTTCTATTGGATTCATTGCTTTGATGCAGCCATTCGCACAGACAGCCACTCAAAGTACACAGTGTTCAAGTCTGCCCTTGCAGGAGCGGTGCTGGCTTACAACCGTGCAGACTTACAGCTGCTCATCAAGGCTGTCAGAGCTCAGGACCTGAAGGCTTTTGACAGCGTAGCTGATGAAGACATGGTGCGGCTGTATGTTTCGAGAGAGCAGCTGAAGCACCATGTTCGGAGAGTCACTCTTGGGGCTCAGGAGACCTTTCAGCTCATTCAGAGGGCCATAGATGAGCTCAAGGGTCCTGCTGGGATGGACCAGAGTGGAGTCAGTCTCTTTAAATCAACAG AAGCAATAGATGGCGTGTGGGAAGCGCAGCAACGACACCTTGAGTGCATACAGGATCCGCCAGAGATGAGCATGTACAGAGTGGCTGGTACCGCCAACATCAATGGGGTGGACGTTCCATACTATAAGTGTCTCCGTGGAAACAACAGTCTGGAGGGGTTCTATAAATCTCTGCCTCACATGATCCCAG GGTCTCGCTCTACACGCGCTCTCAATGTTGTTGTCTGGTCACCCAAAGAGAGTCCAAGACCACTACTTGTTACTGTAAAGGACTCTTCAA GCCCCCACTGTGCCGCACATCCATTTCATGTGCACCTCATCAGCAGAATCGCTCGCTGGAACTCAGAACAGAGTCCTCACACAGTGTTTGGTGTCAAACACCAAACGCACAGATCCTACTCTGGGCCTCTGATTGAACGTCTCAACACCCGATGCCAGCAGTTGTTTGGAGAAAATGTGGAGGAGAATATCCATGTCCCCGCTGCTGTGACGTCAAACGAGCGGCTCGGTTTGGATTATCTATTCAGCCAAAGCACGGGTGAATCTGGAGGCTTCACCCTCACTGACCTATCAAAGTACGCACCCAGTCCAGAGGAGGAGGTGATTGAGCCAGGCCAGGCTGACCCAGAGGAGGATGACGAGGCATACCAGAGTGACCCAGAGGCAGATCAGGATGTGGTCACCGTTGCTCCAGCACACTTAACTCTAACCACCAATGAAACTACCACTGCTCATCCTCCGGCTTTT GAGGATGCTTGCAGCTCCAACCCTCTTCCAGGATTCCAGCAGCTGGAGAGATTCtgttctctgctggctgacattGGCCTCTCTGAGACCAAGCTGAGCCTGACGCCGTATCAGAGGAATGGGATAATTGATGCGTGGGATGCTGTGGAAGACCATGACAAGCAGCCGCATAAGTTTCTCCAGCAGTACAGGACCCGCTGGGGCAATACACTGTATTGCAGAAGAAAGAGAGACGATCCTGAAGCAGCCATCAATCCCAAACACTATCCGGACATTCACAACAGACTAATGTACACGCTGGTCAAACTTCTGTGGCTGGGTTTACCTCACAGTGACAGCAGAACAAGAGAACTTGAGAAAACATCCATCCTAGAAACCTATGACAGAATTAAGCACTTCATATTGGTGGAAGATCCGGTTCTGTGTAAAGTGGGTATTCCTCTACCTCAAATTACCTTGAAGACCATATGTGAAGTCATTCGCCATCAAGAGACGCTGATCAACGTGCACCCAACAAGAATGCCATCCTCCATGATATTAAAAACCGAACCGATCTCTCTAGAAGATTCACCTCCAGCACCATCTCAGCCATCAGGTCTTCCTCATGAATCCCCAAAGATGAAGAACCAGCACATTCCCATCAAAGAAGAGACTAAGGTCTTGAAGAAAAGATCAGACGCTGTAGTGCTAGCTCCATTCCACCCTGAATCTCACTTGCCCCATCAGACAAATGTGGCCTTGTCAACCATCCTCAGACCTCTGAATCCCAGAATCCTTTCTACCCACCCTTTTACACAAGTGACTCCAGCCTCTGACAGGACACATGTGACTAAATCATCCAGCCAGCCTGATTCCCATCCATCCTGGTCCCGAGCCACTATTTACAAAAGGAAACACAAAGACACGCTAACTCAAGTTGGAGCCAAGCAATCTCGTGTTCACAACTTGCCCATTTGCACACTTTGCCAGAAGCCTATGCAGGggcataaaaaatacaaaaagaagaATTTTTGTCCTGTCAAAATGATGTCTCCCTCTAAAGGATTGGACAACAGGGTGTTCAGCAGTTATGAACATTTTATGACCATCATAGAAATgatgtag